From the genome of Pieris rapae chromosome 5, ilPieRapa1.1, whole genome shotgun sequence, one region includes:
- the LOC111004433 gene encoding heterogeneous nuclear ribonucleoprotein M, translated as MDDSREKERDRSRRGDRPSRFSDAIRDRSGDRNHHSEGKRLFVSNIPYEFRWTELKDLFKDKVGDVAYVELYHDDNGKPKGCGVVEFTTTEAMKKALFIMHRYELNGRKLVLKEETGNERSRSNNTRSGGSSGGGGRNNREDKEGWNMNKPRQPENFNTYGLSLQFLESINVQPPLMKKVFVANLDYKADRPKIKEIFKMAGKVRNIDLAVDKDGNSRGFAVIEYDHPVEAVQAISMFDKQMLYDRRMTVRMDRGSDKVEVRLPEGLKNIGLGLGPNGEPLRDVARNLPQPPPTNNLSNLTSAGTSLGASVLGGVPAATVALNGLGQSLTANTLGNNSGLGGGLSLQALGLTGLGALQNQLLQQGITANDLVSSVLTQAQANVGSNNMGMGGPDLSANVMANNPMSNNVLGPNNNLGSGPLSGNNRQMQHSNVSSGQAYGRENPIQTSSRDKQSDMVIISNLPPTVTWQLIREKFSECGEVKFAEMTSSDTAIVRFHQEWDAERAVKMFDRTRIDGRTIDVRFF; from the exons ATGGATGACAGCAGAGAAAAAGAACGGGACAGGTCGAGGCGCGGTGACAGACCCTCTAGATTCTCCGATGCAATTCGGGATAGATCCGGAGACCGGAATCATCATTCTGAAGGAAAAAGATTATTTGTTTCTAATATTCCCTACGAATTCCGATGGACAGAATTAAAAGATTTGTTCAAAGACAAG gtTGGTGATGTTGCTTATGTGGAATTATACCATGATGACAACGGAAAGCCAAAAGGTTGTGGTGTTGTTGAATTTACTACTACAGAAGCCATGAAaaaagcattatttataatgcatagatatgaattaaatgggaggaaacttgttttaaaagaagaaactg GGAATGAACGAAGCCGCTCTAATAATACTAGATCAGGTGGTAGCAGTGGTGGAGGTGGTAGGAATAATCGGGAGGATAAAGAAGG atggAACATGAATAAACCACGCCAACCCGAAAATTTCAACACATATGGGTTAAGTCTTCAATTCTTGGAGTCTATTAATGTCCAGCCTCCACTGatgaaaaaagtttttgtagCAAAT CTTGACTACAAAGCAGATAGACCAAAAATCAAGGAGATTTTCAAAATGGCTGGAAAAGTTCGCAATATTGACTTGGCAGTAGATAAAGATGGCAATAGCAGGGGCTTTGCTGTCATTGAATATGATCATCCTGTTGAAGCTGTTCAG gcTATATCAATGTTTGACAAGCAAATGTTGTATGATCGAAGAATGACAGTCCGTATGGACAGGGGTTCTGATAAAGTAGAAGTGAGGCTGCCTGAAGGTTTGAAGAATATAGGCCTGGGTCTTGGCCCTAATGGTGAACCTTTAAGGGATGTTGCAAGGAATTTACCACAGCCACCaccaacaaataatttatcaaatctaACAAGTGCAGGCACAAGTTTAGGGGCAAGTGTGTTGGGTGGAGTTCCAGCTGCCACTGTTGCCTTGAATGGTTTGGGACAGAGCCTCACTGCAAATACTTTGGGAAATAACTCGGGTCTTGGAGGCGGATTGAGCTTACAG gcTCTCGGCTTAACAGGTCTTGGAGCACTACAAAACCAGTTACTGCAGCAAGGTATTACAGCAAATGACCTTGTTAGCTCAGTGTTAACGCAAGCACAAGCGAATGTTGGCTCAAACAATATGGGAATGGGTGGACCAGATCTCTCGGCAAATGTCATGGCCAACAATCCAATGTCAAATAATGTGCTTGGTCCAAATAATAACCTAGGCAGCGGTCCTCTTTCAG gcaacAATAGGCAGATGCAACACAGTAATGTTTCAAGTGGCCAGGCTTATGGTAGAGAGAATCCGATACAAACATCTTCTCGAGACAAGCAGTCTGACATGGTCATAATCAGCAAT ctTCCACCAACAGTAACTTGGCAGTTAATTCGTGAGAAATTCAGTGAATGTGGAGAAGTGAAGTTCGCGGAAATGACGTCATCAGATACAGCGATTGTACGATTCCATCAAGAGTGGGATGCCGAGAGAGCAGTCA AAATGTTTGACAGAACCCGAATTGATGGAAGGACTATTGACGTGAGGTTCTTTTAA
- the LOC111004434 gene encoding pickpocket protein 11-like, translated as MFLFKRKRNRRKVFNYVKDGLRNATTHGLSYVVNDRIHPFERIFWMIGFLIAFTLIMLLLTIQFSRYIDAPTVISVDMDYFDWNISFPAVTLCPFYKAIIPKLKAISSRKFNETGLNIDGYLWAIVQANFDSLEYIKLDFPDDVISTLEPRDYVKIAMSMYPNFNATVETKTKQNISIVTAMTEMGLCYVLNSNVAIFDDPNRESFNISNYVKNNIELSIFDRDFFIRVSNFYKSYKVYIHSPDEIITSTTPSYNIDIEAAVSFGLSVWTTRISEELRVTSLRIRKCRFINEATNDRYPIYSYSHCLLECRINVIKTLCGCIPHFYKPLAHETICHIRQLKCLIRYKREILTLSTESINLNGLPSSSRECGCLNTCELDQYLKDREDFTTETSFTTLDIGITTFPKVRVVRDIIVHSYDILLRSGGVINLCIGSSVISLMEILVTFIKTCHYILF; from the exons atgtttttatttaagagaaAGCGTAACAGAAGGAAGGTGTTTAATTACGTAAAGGATGGATTAAGAAATGCCACTACTCACGGCCTATCTTACGTTGTTAATGATCGCATTCATCCATTTGAAAG aatattttggATGATCGGCTTTTTAATAGCATTTACGCTCATCATGTTACTTCTTACAATTCAGTTTTCCAGGTATatc gatGCTCCAACAGTCATAAGTGTGGACATGGACTACTTTGATTGGAACATTTCATTTCCGGCTGTCACTCTTTGTCCATTTTATAAAGCTATTATTCCTAAACTAAAAGCTATATCCAG TCGAAAATTCAATGAAACTGGCCTAAATATTGATGGATATTTATGGGCAATAGTACAAGCAAACTTTGATAGTttggaatatataaaattagattttccGGATGATGTAATATCA actTTGGAACCCAGAGATTATGTGAAAATCGCGATGTCGATGTATCCGAATTTCAATGCCACAGTGGAAACAAAAAcgaaacaaaacatttcaatagtTACAGCGATGACCGAAATGGGATTATGTTATgttcttaattcaaatgttGCTATTTTCGACGATCCcaa CCGGGAAAGTTTTAACATCTCGAACtacgtcaaaaataatattgaactcTCCATTTTCGACAGAGACTTCTTCATAAGAGTATCCAATTTCTATAAATCTTATAAG gtatatatTCACAGCCCCGATGAAATAATCACTAGTACCACACCATCCTACAATATCGATATAGAAGCTGCTGTGTCTTTTGGTTTGTCTGTTTGGACAACGAGAATTTCAGAAGAGTTGCGAGTGACTTCACTACGTATTAGAAAATGCAG gtTTATCAACGAAGCTACCAACGACAGATATCCAATTTACTCCTACAGCCATTGTCTTTTGGAATGCagaattaatgttataaaaacattatgcgGTTGTATACCACATTTTTATAAGCCTTTAG CTCATGAGACGATATGTCATATCAGACAATTAAAATGCCTGATTCGTTATAAAAGAGAAATTTTAACTCTATCAACggaatcaataaatttaaatggttTACCGTCCAGTTCTCGAGAATGTGGCTGCTTAAATACTTGTGAATTAGATCAGTACCTTAAAGATAGAGAAGACTTCACAACCGAAACATCTTTTACGACATTGGATATTGGTATAACAACGTTTCCTAAAGTACGCGTTGTCAGAGACATCATCGTTCATTCTTATGACATTCTAT TGCGCAGTGGAGGTGTTATTAACTTGTGCATCGGCAGCTCTGTAATATCTCTAATGGAAATACTTGTaacgtttattaaaacatgtcattacattttattttaa
- the LOC111004460 gene encoding odorant receptor 4-like: MSSTTKFLLQTFCKYVYISGSGNFHYDQKIYKETFFYKMYSVVSYSIYITMILLENCAAIFGKFPEVEKNSAVMFAAIHNIVLAKMFLLLYHKNSIRKLNYEMGTVMEYIEKEYVMREQYRKVKFGILLYVASVYLSLVAYGVESLRKAITEGVPFYTVVTVYPSFNDISMLATLVRVFFYITWLYMMLPMMAADCMPIIHLITMAYKFKTLCHRFEAISEAFKREVKISKTHAISMLKVKFLEGIVIHQKLLILTEEIQRVFGIIMSLQVCESSAVAVLLLLRLALSPHQDLTNAFMTYTFVCSLFILLALNLWNAGELTHQASLLSNAMFYCDWYKCDVNKDSKNIRKLVLIGCAQAQKPLILKAFGVQDLSYATFVSVARMTYSIFAVFYQRRH, from the exons ATGTCTAGTactacaaagtttttattgcaAACATTCTGTAAGTATGTCTACATCTCTGGTTCTGGGAATTTTCACTATGaccagaaaatatataaagaaacgtttttttacaaaatgtatagTGTAGTTTCCTATTCGATTTATATAACGATGATTCTATTGGAAAACTGCGCTGCAATATTTGGTAAATTTCCCGAAGTGGAAAAGAATTCAGCCGTTATGTTTGCGGCTATTCATAACATCGTACTGGCTAAAATGTTCCTGCTGTTATATCACAAGAATTCTATAAGGAAATTGAACTATGAAATGGGAACGGTGATGGAATATATCGAGAAAGAATATGTTATGAGGGAGCAATATAGAAAAGTCAAATTTGGTATTTTGTTATACGTTGCCAGTGTTTATTTGTCGTTAGTGGCTTATGGAGTAGAGAGTTTGAGAAAGGCAATCACTGAAG GGGTACCATTTTATACAGTGGTGACCGTTTACCCATCTTTTAATGATATCTCAATGTTGGCAACACTAGTGAGAGTGTTTTTCTACATTACCTGGTTATATATGATGTTACCAATGATGGCGGCAGATTGTATGCCCATAATTCACCTCATCACCATGGCATATAAATTCAAGACACTCTGTCATCGCTTCGAAGCCATCAGCGAGGCCTTTAAAAGAGAGGTTAAAATTTCTAAGACACACGCAATCTCAATGTTGAAAGTAAAGTTCTTGGAAGGAATTGTAATACATcaaaaattgttaat ACTGACTGAAGAAATTCAACGTGTATTCGGTATTATAATGTCGTTGCAAGTTTGTGAAAGTTCAGCCGTGGCAGTTTTGCTTTTGCTTCGTTTAGCG CTTTCACCTCATCAGGACCTAACTAATGCTTTTATGACGTATACATTCGTTTGCTCTCTTTTTATTCTATTGGCTTTAAATCTATGGAACGCAGGTGAATTAACACAtcag GCGTCATTACTATCTAATGCGATGTTTTACTGCGACTGGTATAAGTGTGACGTCAATAAGGACTCAAAAAACATACGAAAACTGGTTTTAATAGGATGTGCGCAGGCGCAGAAGCCACTCATCCTAAAGGCGTTTGGGGTTCAAGATTTGTCCTACGCCACATTTGTAtct GTGGCACGGATGACATATTCCATTTTCGCTGTATTTTATCAACGAAgacattaa